From one Haloferax marinisediminis genomic stretch:
- a CDS encoding cation diffusion facilitator family transporter: MAGSTSVVIAALFANAAIAVLKFLGFLATGSPSMLSETYHSISDTGNQVFLLIGIRYSKREETRAHPFGFGKAQFFYSFLVSVMLFGIAGWESAKHGYEALMHPSHGGGAESLLLFGMEVRPVYVNAAILLGAIAFESYAFVKANEELQRQIQEYEWSGLVQAFRETSDVTTLTAFTEDTVALVGAMLALVGIGLTELTGNEVYDAATALLIGILLMGFAIALAWENKRLLLGESVATREEQELKAIIRSDPSVVHIDKFRASYVGPEKLLVALDVSFDPDLDTEEIDDHITAIEDKLREADDRVHFVYIEPEL; the protein is encoded by the coding sequence ATGGCAGGCAGCACATCGGTCGTTATCGCGGCACTCTTCGCGAACGCGGCCATCGCCGTCCTCAAATTTCTTGGATTCCTCGCCACCGGAAGCCCGTCTATGCTCTCGGAGACCTACCACTCTATCTCCGACACTGGGAACCAGGTCTTTCTCCTCATCGGCATTCGGTACAGCAAGCGCGAGGAGACTCGCGCACATCCGTTCGGGTTCGGGAAAGCACAGTTCTTCTACTCGTTTCTCGTCTCTGTGATGCTCTTCGGCATCGCTGGGTGGGAGTCGGCAAAACACGGCTACGAGGCACTGATGCACCCGTCACACGGTGGTGGCGCAGAGAGTCTCTTGCTCTTCGGGATGGAGGTTCGCCCCGTCTACGTCAACGCCGCCATCCTGCTCGGTGCCATCGCGTTCGAGAGTTACGCCTTCGTGAAGGCGAACGAAGAACTGCAGCGACAGATTCAGGAGTACGAGTGGTCGGGGCTCGTCCAAGCGTTCCGTGAGACGAGCGACGTGACGACGCTGACAGCGTTCACCGAGGACACCGTCGCACTCGTCGGTGCGATGCTCGCACTGGTCGGCATCGGCCTCACCGAACTCACGGGGAACGAAGTGTACGACGCTGCGACAGCACTTCTCATCGGTATCCTCCTCATGGGCTTCGCCATCGCACTCGCGTGGGAGAACAAGCGACTCCTTCTCGGTGAGAGCGTCGCCACACGCGAAGAACAGGAACTCAAAGCGATCATTCGGAGTGACCCCAGCGTCGTCCACATCGACAAGTTCCGCGCCTCGTACGTCGGGCCGGAAAAACTGCTCGTCGCGCTCGACGTGAGTTTCGACCCCGACCTCGACACCGAAGAGATAGACGACCACATCACCGCCATCGAAGACAAACTTCGTGAGGCGGACGACCGGGTCCACTTCGTCTACATCGAACCCGAACTGTGA
- a CDS encoding metallophosphoesterase — translation MLVVVSDTHSTDGHRLTSRTLKAVREADLVVHAGDFMRESVLDDFIDESEQFLAVYGNNDGPEIRARIPEARNFTYGGVEFAMTHTRRGGGTALSLFGRERGADAVIFGHSHRPTFDRTGAIPLINPGSHAQPRGNRQAHAEFEELPDGGLRGRLVTVDGDVFKTFRVVPGGN, via the coding sequence ATGCTCGTCGTCGTCTCCGACACACACAGTACAGACGGCCATCGCCTCACGAGTCGCACGCTCAAGGCGGTCCGAGAAGCAGACCTCGTCGTCCACGCGGGAGACTTCATGCGCGAGTCCGTCCTCGACGACTTCATCGACGAGTCCGAGCAGTTCCTCGCGGTCTACGGCAACAACGACGGACCGGAGATTCGCGCTCGAATCCCCGAGGCACGGAACTTCACCTACGGCGGCGTGGAGTTCGCGATGACGCACACGCGCCGTGGCGGCGGGACTGCGCTCTCACTGTTCGGTCGCGAACGCGGTGCTGACGCCGTCATCTTCGGTCACAGCCATCGTCCGACGTTCGACCGCACGGGTGCGATTCCGCTCATCAATCCGGGGAGTCACGCACAACCACGAGGGAACCGGCAGGCACACGCCGAATTCGAGGAACTCCCGGACGGTGGCCTCCGCGGGCGACTCGTCACAGTCGATGGAGACGTGTTCAAGACGTTCCGTGTGGTGCCCGGCGGGAACTGA
- the glnA gene encoding type I glutamate--ammonia ligase, with product MTEENVRTDGGLSAEAQAVVDEIEEKNVDFLRLQFTDILGTVKNVSVPASQAEKAFTEGIYFDGSSIDGFVRIQESDMRLEPDPSTFAILPWRQKENSAAARLICDVFNTSTGEPFEGDPRGVLKRAIERADEMGYDINAAPEPEFFLFEEDENGRATTVTNDAGGYFDLAPKDLASDVRRDIIYGLESMGFDIEASHHEVAQGQHEINFTYDDALSTADNVATFRSVVRAIAAEHDLHATFMPKPIARINGSGMHTHISLFQNGENAFHDDDDEFNLSETAKQFTAGILEHAPAVTAVCDPTVNSYKRLVPGYEAPVYIAWSDRNRSALIRKPAARTPAASRIEARFPDPSCNPYLALAALIHAGLDGIERGLECPDPVRENIYEFDEEKREEYGIETLPKDLGAAVDALEEDEVIQNALGDHVYDKFVEAKRAEFKDYLVSVSEWELDRYLETF from the coding sequence ATGACGGAAGAAAACGTACGCACTGACGGTGGCCTGAGCGCAGAAGCACAGGCAGTCGTCGACGAAATCGAAGAGAAGAATGTCGACTTCCTCCGCCTCCAGTTCACCGACATTCTCGGTACCGTAAAGAACGTCTCCGTCCCTGCCTCGCAGGCCGAAAAGGCGTTCACAGAAGGAATCTACTTCGACGGCTCGTCCATCGACGGCTTCGTCCGCATTCAGGAGTCGGACATGCGCCTCGAGCCCGACCCGTCCACGTTCGCCATCCTCCCATGGCGCCAGAAAGAAAACAGCGCAGCAGCCCGCCTCATCTGTGACGTGTTCAACACGTCCACCGGCGAGCCGTTCGAAGGCGACCCGCGTGGTGTCCTCAAGCGCGCAATCGAGCGTGCCGACGAGATGGGCTACGACATCAACGCCGCGCCCGAGCCGGAGTTCTTCCTGTTCGAAGAAGACGAGAACGGCCGCGCGACGACCGTCACGAACGACGCCGGTGGCTACTTCGACCTCGCGCCGAAGGACCTTGCCTCGGACGTCCGTCGTGACATCATCTATGGCCTCGAAAGCATGGGCTTCGACATCGAAGCGTCCCACCACGAGGTCGCCCAGGGCCAGCACGAGATCAACTTCACGTACGACGACGCTCTCTCGACGGCCGACAACGTCGCAACGTTCCGGTCTGTCGTCCGCGCTATCGCGGCCGAACACGACCTCCACGCGACGTTCATGCCCAAGCCAATCGCCCGCATCAACGGTTCGGGTATGCACACGCACATCTCGCTGTTCCAGAACGGCGAGAACGCGTTCCACGACGACGACGACGAGTTCAACCTGAGCGAGACGGCGAAGCAGTTCACCGCAGGTATCCTCGAACACGCACCGGCAGTCACCGCTGTGTGTGACCCGACGGTCAACTCCTACAAGCGCCTCGTCCCCGGCTACGAAGCACCGGTCTACATCGCGTGGTCCGACCGCAACCGCTCTGCGCTTATCCGTAAGCCGGCCGCCCGCACGCCGGCCGCCTCGCGTATCGAGGCTCGCTTCCCCGACCCGTCCTGTAACCCGTACCTCGCCCTCGCGGCACTCATCCACGCCGGTCTCGACGGCATCGAGCGCGGCCTCGAGTGCCCCGACCCGGTCCGCGAGAACATCTACGAGTTCGACGAGGAGAAGCGCGAAGAGTACGGCATCGAGACGCTCCCGAAGGACCTCGGCGCGGCAGTCGACGCCCTCGAAGAAGACGAAGTCATCCAGAACGCCCTCGGTGACCACGTCTACGACAAGTTCGTCGAAGCCAAGCGCGCGGAGTTCAAGGACTACCTCGTCTCCGTCTCCGAGTGGGAACTCGACCGCTACCTCGAGACGTTCTAA
- a CDS encoding threonine aldolase family protein, which translates to MIDLRSDTVTLPSDEMRVAARDADVGDDVYGDDPTVNELETRTAEMVGKEAALFVPSGTMGNQIAARVHTSPGQEALVDAEAHVYKWEVGGFAELSGLQVRAFDAGDRAAPTPEQVREHAREESLHVAGTGVMCLENTHNARGGVAIPKADIDAAAEAAHDLGIPVHLDGARMFNACVALDEDPTAMVENVDTVMFCLSKGLGAPVGSILAGPEEFIEDATRVRKQFGGGMRQAGIIAAPGLVALDNVERLADDHENARLLAEGLDAVEGLSVPTPDTNIVVVDSEHAGLTAEEFVDLCGEVGVLGGPFGEYHTRFTTNLNVSRADVEEAVSLVADAVESR; encoded by the coding sequence ATGATCGACCTCCGAAGTGACACGGTTACGCTCCCCTCTGACGAGATGCGCGTGGCCGCCCGCGACGCCGACGTCGGCGACGACGTGTACGGCGACGACCCGACTGTGAACGAACTCGAAACCCGTACCGCCGAGATGGTCGGCAAGGAGGCCGCCCTGTTCGTCCCCTCCGGGACGATGGGGAACCAAATCGCCGCCCGCGTCCACACGTCGCCCGGGCAGGAGGCACTCGTCGACGCCGAAGCCCACGTCTACAAGTGGGAAGTCGGCGGGTTCGCCGAACTGTCGGGCCTGCAGGTTCGGGCCTTCGACGCCGGTGACCGCGCGGCGCCGACGCCCGAACAGGTACGCGAGCACGCGCGAGAAGAGTCCCTCCACGTCGCCGGCACCGGCGTCATGTGTCTCGAAAATACACACAACGCCCGCGGCGGCGTCGCCATTCCGAAAGCAGACATCGACGCGGCGGCCGAGGCAGCGCACGACCTCGGCATCCCAGTCCACCTCGACGGTGCCCGCATGTTCAACGCCTGTGTCGCCCTCGACGAAGACCCGACGGCGATGGTCGAGAACGTCGATACCGTGATGTTCTGTCTCTCGAAGGGCCTCGGCGCGCCCGTCGGTTCGATTCTCGCAGGACCCGAGGAGTTCATCGAGGATGCGACCCGCGTCCGCAAGCAGTTCGGCGGCGGCATGCGACAGGCCGGCATCATCGCCGCACCGGGTCTCGTCGCGCTCGACAACGTCGAGCGATTGGCCGACGACCACGAGAACGCCCGCCTCCTCGCGGAAGGCCTCGACGCCGTGGAGGGACTGTCGGTACCGACACCCGATACCAACATCGTCGTCGTGGACTCCGAACACGCGGGACTGACTGCCGAGGAGTTCGTCGACCTGTGCGGCGAGGTCGGCGTCCTCGGCGGTCCATTCGGCGAGTATCACACCCGCTTTACGACGAATCTGAACGTCTCCCGAGCGGACGTCGAAGAAGCAGTTTCGCTCGTCGCCGACGCGGTCGAATCGCGGTAG
- a CDS encoding aminopeptidase — protein sequence MDPRIREHAQTIVDHSTRVEGGDNVVVSAPAVADDLVTAICELIGERGAYVVTTSSDPRFMRAYLRASEKEEFETPEHQLALFEESDVLINIRAETNATEQSDVDPKTNAAWRRAYKPIQKEALSKRWCLTQYPAKGSAQLAGMSTEAYENFVYDAVSLDWEKQADHQQQMVDLMNDADEVRITSGDETDVTMSIAGNTTINDKGEHNLPGGEVFTAPVKDSVEGEVYFDLPLYRQGREITGVRVTFEDGKVVDYSAERNEEVLDGVFDTDEGARFLGELGIGMNRNIDQFTYNMLFDEKMGDTVHMAVGAAYPETVGDDNEVNESAEHVDMIVDMSEDSVIELDGEVVQRNGTFVFEDDF from the coding sequence ATGGACCCACGCATCCGCGAACACGCCCAGACCATCGTCGACCACTCGACACGCGTCGAGGGGGGCGACAACGTCGTCGTCTCCGCACCTGCAGTCGCCGACGACCTCGTGACCGCTATCTGCGAACTCATCGGTGAGCGAGGTGCGTACGTCGTCACCACGAGTTCTGACCCACGGTTCATGCGTGCGTATCTCCGCGCGTCCGAGAAAGAGGAGTTCGAGACGCCCGAACACCAGCTCGCGCTCTTCGAGGAGTCGGACGTTCTCATCAACATCCGTGCCGAAACCAACGCCACCGAACAGAGTGACGTCGACCCCAAGACGAACGCCGCGTGGAGGCGCGCCTACAAGCCGATTCAAAAAGAGGCGCTCTCGAAGCGCTGGTGTCTCACACAGTACCCTGCGAAGGGGAGTGCCCAACTCGCCGGCATGAGCACCGAGGCGTACGAGAACTTCGTCTACGACGCCGTCAGCCTCGACTGGGAGAAACAGGCCGACCACCAACAGCAGATGGTCGACCTGATGAACGACGCCGACGAGGTCCGCATCACGTCGGGCGACGAGACGGACGTGACGATGAGCATCGCCGGCAACACCACCATCAACGACAAGGGCGAACACAACCTCCCCGGCGGCGAAGTGTTCACCGCGCCCGTCAAGGACTCCGTCGAGGGCGAGGTGTACTTCGACCTGCCACTGTACCGTCAGGGCCGTGAAATCACCGGCGTCCGCGTCACGTTCGAAGACGGGAAGGTCGTCGACTACTCCGCAGAGCGCAACGAGGAGGTTCTCGACGGCGTGTTCGACACCGACGAAGGTGCCCGCTTCCTCGGCGAACTCGGTATCGGCATGAACCGCAACATCGACCAGTTCACCTACAACATGCTCTTCGACGAGAAGATGGGCGACACCGTCCACATGGCCGTCGGCGCGGCGTACCCCGAGACGGTCGGCGACGACAACGAGGTCAACGAGAGCGCCGAACACGTGGACATGATTGTCGACATGTCCGAGGATTCGGTCATCGAACTCGACGGTGAAGTCGTACAGCGCAACGGTACGTTCGTGTTCGAAGACGACTTCTGA
- a CDS encoding phosphatase PAP2 family protein, which produces MMLLQTRGFGETALTNLPEVIVFVFGLVTQLGGQWFFFVAFTSLYWLCWPRISARPRRTAASFVALALVSLGLITALKAGFALPRPPTAAIAAAPAWPDPLADLYVAFTTDDGYGFPSGHALGTTMVYGAAAVILDVWDRRRRVVAAAAIIGVVSLSRVVIGVHYGVDVVVGTLLGLVVLKGIFTVAAADDAPGHLDPRRLFALGAVLAALALAVVLATGAPDHAENAAAALGGSLGGYLGWSRITDHESLPTLSPPVALVSFLGAGGLWGITDALDAPIPVTILATGGVVAFILVAPRLQVRFADDSVAQSAD; this is translated from the coding sequence ATGATGCTGCTCCAGACTCGTGGCTTCGGTGAGACCGCTCTCACGAACCTCCCCGAGGTCATCGTCTTCGTGTTTGGCCTCGTCACGCAACTCGGTGGCCAGTGGTTCTTCTTCGTCGCCTTCACCTCGCTGTACTGGCTGTGCTGGCCCCGAATCTCTGCGCGCCCGCGACGGACTGCCGCCTCGTTCGTCGCGCTCGCATTGGTGTCGCTTGGGCTCATCACCGCACTCAAAGCCGGGTTCGCACTCCCTCGCCCACCGACTGCTGCTATCGCCGCCGCACCGGCGTGGCCCGACCCACTCGCGGACCTCTACGTCGCGTTCACGACCGACGATGGCTACGGCTTCCCGAGCGGCCACGCCCTCGGGACGACGATGGTCTACGGTGCTGCCGCGGTCATCCTCGACGTGTGGGACCGCCGGCGTCGCGTCGTCGCTGCCGCGGCAATCATCGGGGTCGTCTCGCTCTCCCGCGTCGTCATCGGTGTCCACTACGGCGTCGACGTCGTGGTCGGCACGCTCCTCGGCCTCGTCGTTCTGAAGGGAATCTTCACAGTCGCCGCTGCGGACGACGCCCCCGGCCACCTCGACCCGCGTCGCCTGTTCGCACTCGGTGCGGTTCTCGCTGCGCTGGCGCTCGCGGTCGTGCTCGCCACGGGTGCTCCGGACCACGCTGAAAACGCTGCTGCTGCCCTCGGCGGGTCACTCGGCGGCTATCTCGGCTGGTCTCGCATCACCGACCACGAGTCGCTTCCGACACTGTCGCCACCGGTCGCACTCGTCTCGTTCCTCGGGGCGGGTGGCCTCTGGGGTATCACCGATGCGCTCGACGCACCGATTCCGGTGACGATTCTCGCGACGGGTGGTGTCGTCGCGTTCATCCTCGTCGCTCCTCGATTGCAGGTTCGATTCGCCGACGACTCGGTTGCACAGAGCGCGGACTGA
- a CDS encoding VOC family protein, whose amino-acid sequence MARVVHFDIGADDPERAISFYSEVFGWEFEKWDGPMDYWLVMTGDPNTPGIDGGLAPRDGPAPDDDTPTATYTCTIDVNDVDSVVESVTEHGGRVADDPQTIPGVGRLAYCYDTEGNRFGVMESDETAV is encoded by the coding sequence ATGGCCAGAGTGGTACATTTCGACATCGGGGCGGACGACCCCGAACGAGCAATCTCGTTCTACAGCGAGGTCTTTGGATGGGAGTTCGAGAAGTGGGACGGCCCCATGGACTACTGGTTGGTGATGACGGGAGACCCCAACACACCCGGCATCGATGGTGGGCTCGCACCGCGTGACGGACCTGCGCCGGACGACGACACACCCACCGCAACCTACACCTGCACAATCGACGTGAACGACGTCGACAGTGTCGTCGAATCGGTCACCGAACACGGGGGACGTGTCGCAGACGACCCCCAAACGATTCCGGGAGTGGGCCGTCTCGCCTACTGTTACGATACTGAGGGGAATCGATTCGGTGTGATGGAGAGCGACGAGACTGCCGTCTGA